One segment of Penaeus vannamei isolate JL-2024 chromosome 3, ASM4276789v1, whole genome shotgun sequence DNA contains the following:
- the LOC138866214 gene encoding multiple inositol polyphosphate phosphatase 1-like: MEEVISRVSRRLGIAMNVSKLRAMYNACRYEKAWYPNKLSAWCVAFTPRDLEVLEYWEDLRMYHDQGHAHTITYKQACVLGNDLLLLFR, translated from the exons ATGGAAGAAGTTATTAGCAGGGTTTCAAGAAGACTGGGGATTGCCATGAACGTGT CCAAACTTCGCGCCATGTACAACGCCTGTCGGTACGAGAAGGCGTGGTACCCGAACAAACTTTCTGCATGGTGTGTCGCCTTCACTCCCCGCGATCTGGAG GTGTTAGAATACTGGGAGGACCTTCGTATGTACCACGACCAGGGACATGCTCACACCATCACGTACAAGCAAGCGTGTGTCCTGGGCAACGATTTGCTGTTACTCTTCCGGTAA